The proteins below come from a single Drosophila teissieri strain GT53w chromosome 3L, Prin_Dtei_1.1, whole genome shotgun sequence genomic window:
- the LOC122616342 gene encoding unconventional myosin IC isoform X3, translating to METGLHERDRAGVQDFVLLENYQSDEAFIENLKKRFQENLIYTYIGQVLISVNPYKQLPIYTDDHVKAYRNKHFYEMPPHIFAVTDNAFRSLIEENRGQCVLISGESGSGKTEASKKVLQFIAACSGNQTTVEGVKDKLLKSNPVLEAFGNAKTNRNDNSSRFGKYMDIQFDFKGAPVGGNILNYLLEKSRVVAQMGGERNFHIFYQLLAGADEALLQELRLERALDTYSYLTDGTNGTVTSIDDADSFKQVQQALTVIDFSKEEQREIFGIVASILHLGNIGFSEVEGNAKVNSRDLVVTAARLLGVNASELEAALTHRTIDARGDVVTSPLNQELAIYARDALAKAVYDRLFSWLVQRLNISLQAKETRASRNNVMGILDIYGFEIFQKNSFEQFCINFCNEKLQQLFIELTLKSEQDEYRREGIEWIPVEYFDNKVICNLIEEKHKGIISILDEECLRPGDPTDKTFLEKLTQKLAQHHHYVCHEKAPAHIKKIMLRDEFRLVHYAGEVTYSVNGFLDKNNDLLFRDLKETLSKAGNGIVRSCFPEKELRSLKRPETAITQFRASLNNLMDILMCKEPSYIRCIKPNDLQTANVFNDELVLHQVKYLGLMENLRVRRAGFAYRRTYELFLERYKSLSKSTWPNYKGPGGPKAGVQQLVKDLGWDEEKYRVGETKLFIRWPRTLFDTEDAYQEKKHQIAAIIQSHWKGLIQRRKYLKLRAQVIILQSYCRRKLAQQAAKKRREAADKIRAFIKGFITRNDAPNGFNEEFIANAKRMWLLRLAKELPTKVLDKSWPHAPGHCEEASGILHRLHRLHLARIYRLKLTPQQKRQFELKVLAEKVFKGKKNNYASSVSSWFQEDRIPKEHIQRVNDFVASTFGSEQLKYQSFCTKFDRHGYKSRDRFILLSNKAVYVLDGKTYKQKHRLPLDKIDFTLTNHNDDLMVIRIPLDLKKDKGDLILIIPRIIEFSTYIIDTVGTASIVSIVDRNSLEHNVVKGKGGVIDIQTGAEPGVVRDKGHLVIIGTQ from the exons ATGGAGACGGGCCTGCACGAGCGAGATCGTGCTGGAGTCCAGGACTTTGTGCTCCTCGAGAACTACCAGAGCGACGAGGCGTTCATCGAGAATCTGAAGAAGCGTTTCCAGGAGAATCTGATTTAT ACCTACATTGGCCAGGTGTTGATCTCCGTGAATCCCTACAAGCAGCTGCCCATCTACACCGACGACCATGTCAAGGCGTACAGGAACAAGCACTTCTACGAGATGCCCCCACACAT CTTCGCGGTGACGGACAACGCCTTCCGTTCGCTGATCGAGGAGAACCGCGGCCAGTGCGTGCTCATCTCCGGCGAGAGTGGTTCCGGCAAGACGGAGGCCTCCAAGAAGGTGCTGCAGTTCATAGCCGCGTGCTCCGGCAACCAGACGACCGTCGAGGGCGTCAAGGACAAGCTGCTGAAGAGCAATCCCGTGCTGGAGGCCTTTGGCAATGCCAAGACGAACCGCAATGACAACTCCTCGCGCTTCGGCAAGTACATGGACATCCAGTTCGACTTCAAAGGAGCTCCGGTCGGAGGCAACATCCTCAACTACCTGCTGGAGAAGTCGCGAGTGGTGGCCCAAATGGGGGGCGAGCGCAACTTCCACATCTTCTACCAACTCCTGGCCGGTGCCGACGAGGCCCTTCTGCAGGAACTTCGTCTGGAGCGGGCTCTGGACACATATAGCTACCTCACGGACGGG ACCAATGGCACTGTGACGAGCATTGACGATGCGGACAGCTTCAAGCAGGTCCAGCAGGCGCTCACTGTGATCGATTTCagcaaggaggagcagcgcGAGATCTTCGGGATCGTGGCCAGCATTCTGCATCTAGGAAACATTGGTTTCAGCGAGGTGGAGGGCAATGCCAAGGTGAACAGCAGGGATCTGGTGGTCACCGCCGCTCGTTTGTTGGGCGTAAATGCCAGCGAATTGGAGGCCGCCCTAACGCACCGCACCATTGACGCGCGTGGGGATGTAGTGACCTCACCGCTGAACCAGGAGCTCGCCATCTATGCCAGGGACGCCTTGGCCAAGGCTGTCTATGATCGTCTGTTTTCGTGGCTGGTCCAGCGCCTCAACATCTCGCTGCAGGCGAAAGAAACGCGGGCATCCAGGAACAATGTGATGGGCATTCTGGACATATATGGCTTCGAGATCTTCCAGAAGAACAGCTTTGAGCAGTTCTGCATCAATTTCTGCAACgagaagctgcagcagctgttcATCGAGCTAACGCTGAAGTCGGAGCAGGATGAATACCGCAGGGAGGGCATCGAGTGGATACCTGTGGAGTACTTTGACAACAAGGTGATTTGCAACCTGATCGAGGAGAAGCACAAGGGCATCATCTCCATTCTGGACGAAGAGTGCCTGCGACCAGGAGATCCCACCGATAAGACCTTCCTTGAGAAGCTCACCCAGAAGTTGGCCCAGCACCACCACTATGTTTGCCACGAGAAGGCGCCCGCCCACATCAAGAAGATCATGCTGCGCGATGAGTTCCGCTTGGTCCACTATGCCGGCGAGGTCACCTACAGTGTCAATGGGTTCCTGGACAAGAACAACGACCTGTTGTTCAGGGATCTGAAGGAGACCCTCAGCAAGGCTGGCAACGGCATTGTGAGGAGCTGCTTCCCGGAGAAGGAGCTCCGCAGCCTGAAGCGTCCCGAGACGGCTATCACCCAGTTCCGCGCTTCGCTGAACAACCTCATGGACATCCTGATGTGCAAGGAGCCAAGCTACATCCGCTGCATCAAGCCAAACGACCTGCAGACTGCCAACGTCTTCAACGATGAGTTGGTGCTGCACCAGGTCAAGTACCTTGGACTGATGGAGAACCTGCGTGTGAGGCGAGCTGGTTTCGCCTACCGACGTACGTACGAGCTCTTCCTGGAACGCTACAAGTCCCTGAGCAAGTCCACCTGGCCCAACTACAAGGGACCTGGTGGCCCGAAGGCGGGTGTCCAGCAGCTGGTGAAGGATTTGGGCTGGGACGAGGAGAAGTACAGGGTGGGCGAGACGAAACTCTTCATCCGCTGGCCGAGGACCCTCTTCGATACGGAGGATGCCTACCAGGAGAAGAAACATCAGATAGCGGCCATCATCCAGTCCCACTGGAAGGGATTGATACAGAGGAGGAAGTACCTGAAACTGCGTGCCCAGGTGATCATCCTGCAGAGCTACTGTCGCAGAAAGTTGGCCCAGCAGGCAGCCAAGAAGCGCAGGGAGGCCGCCGATAAGATTCGCGCCTTCATCAAGGGCTTCATCACCAGGAACGATGCCCCGAATGGCTTCAACGAAGAGTTTATTGCCAACGCCAAGCGTATGTGGCTGCTCCGACTGGCCAAGGAGCTGCCCACCAAGGTGCTGGATAAGAGCTGGCCCCATGCCCCCGGCCACTGCGAGGAGGCCTCCGGCATCCTTCACCGCCTGCACCGCCTTCACTTGGCCCGCATCTACCGCCTGAAACTGACGCCGCAGCAGAAGAGGCAGTTCGAGCTTAAGGTCCTGGCGGAGAAGGTCTTCAAGGGCAAGAAGAACAACTACGCGAGCAGTGTGTCCTCCTGGTTCCAGGAGGACCGCATCCCCAAGGAGCACATCCAGCGGGTCAACGACTTCGTGGCCAGCACTTTCGGTAGCGAGCAGCTTAAGTACCAGTCCTTCTGCACTAAGTTCGACCGACACGGATACAAGTCCCGCGACCGCTTCATCCTGCTGAGCAACAAGGCTGTCTATGTCCTGGACGGCAAGACCTACAAGCAGAAACACCGCCTGCCCCTGGACAAGATCGACTTCACGCTGACGAACCACAACGACGACCTGATGGTCATCCGGATACCGCTCGACCTGAAAAAGGACAAGGGCGATCTGATTCTGATCATTCCGCGCATCATTGAGTTCAGCACGTATATCATTGACACCGTGGGAACTGCCTCCATCGTCTCCATTGTGGACAGAAATTC GTTGGAGCACAACGTGGTCAAGGGCAAGGGCGGCGTCATCGACATCCAAACCGGCGCTGAGCCTGGAGTGGTTCGTGATAAGGGCCATCTTGTTATC ATTGGAACGCAATAA
- the LOC122616342 gene encoding unconventional myosin IC isoform X1, protein MYIEIKSLIFAIMDNEDYIGFTSQLKMETGLHERDRAGVQDFVLLENYQSDEAFIENLKKRFQENLIYTYIGQVLISVNPYKQLPIYTDDHVKAYRNKHFYEMPPHIFAVTDNAFRSLIEENRGQCVLISGESGSGKTEASKKVLQFIAACSGNQTTVEGVKDKLLKSNPVLEAFGNAKTNRNDNSSRFGKYMDIQFDFKGAPVGGNILNYLLEKSRVVAQMGGERNFHIFYQLLAGADEALLQELRLERALDTYSYLTDGTNGTVTSIDDADSFKQVQQALTVIDFSKEEQREIFGIVASILHLGNIGFSEVEGNAKVNSRDLVVTAARLLGVNASELEAALTHRTIDARGDVVTSPLNQELAIYARDALAKAVYDRLFSWLVQRLNISLQAKETRASRNNVMGILDIYGFEIFQKNSFEQFCINFCNEKLQQLFIELTLKSEQDEYRREGIEWIPVEYFDNKVICNLIEEKHKGIISILDEECLRPGDPTDKTFLEKLTQKLAQHHHYVCHEKAPAHIKKIMLRDEFRLVHYAGEVTYSVNGFLDKNNDLLFRDLKETLSKAGNGIVRSCFPEKELRSLKRPETAITQFRASLNNLMDILMCKEPSYIRCIKPNDLQTANVFNDELVLHQVKYLGLMENLRVRRAGFAYRRTYELFLERYKSLSKSTWPNYKGPGGPKAGVQQLVKDLGWDEEKYRVGETKLFIRWPRTLFDTEDAYQEKKHQIAAIIQSHWKGLIQRRKYLKLRAQVIILQSYCRRKLAQQAAKKRREAADKIRAFIKGFITRNDAPNGFNEEFIANAKRMWLLRLAKELPTKVLDKSWPHAPGHCEEASGILHRLHRLHLARIYRLKLTPQQKRQFELKVLAEKVFKGKKNNYASSVSSWFQEDRIPKEHIQRVNDFVASTFGSEQLKYQSFCTKFDRHGYKSRDRFILLSNKAVYVLDGKTYKQKHRLPLDKIDFTLTNHNDDLMVIRIPLDLKKDKGDLILIIPRIIEFSTYIIDTVGTASIVSIVDRNSLEHNVVKGKGGVIDIQTGAEPGVVRDKGHLVIIGTQ, encoded by the exons ATGTATATTGAAATCAAGTCCTTGATCTTTGCAATAATGGATAATGAGGACTACATAGG TTTTACTTCCCAACTGAAAATGGAGACGGGCCTGCACGAGCGAGATCGTGCTGGAGTCCAGGACTTTGTGCTCCTCGAGAACTACCAGAGCGACGAGGCGTTCATCGAGAATCTGAAGAAGCGTTTCCAGGAGAATCTGATTTAT ACCTACATTGGCCAGGTGTTGATCTCCGTGAATCCCTACAAGCAGCTGCCCATCTACACCGACGACCATGTCAAGGCGTACAGGAACAAGCACTTCTACGAGATGCCCCCACACAT CTTCGCGGTGACGGACAACGCCTTCCGTTCGCTGATCGAGGAGAACCGCGGCCAGTGCGTGCTCATCTCCGGCGAGAGTGGTTCCGGCAAGACGGAGGCCTCCAAGAAGGTGCTGCAGTTCATAGCCGCGTGCTCCGGCAACCAGACGACCGTCGAGGGCGTCAAGGACAAGCTGCTGAAGAGCAATCCCGTGCTGGAGGCCTTTGGCAATGCCAAGACGAACCGCAATGACAACTCCTCGCGCTTCGGCAAGTACATGGACATCCAGTTCGACTTCAAAGGAGCTCCGGTCGGAGGCAACATCCTCAACTACCTGCTGGAGAAGTCGCGAGTGGTGGCCCAAATGGGGGGCGAGCGCAACTTCCACATCTTCTACCAACTCCTGGCCGGTGCCGACGAGGCCCTTCTGCAGGAACTTCGTCTGGAGCGGGCTCTGGACACATATAGCTACCTCACGGACGGG ACCAATGGCACTGTGACGAGCATTGACGATGCGGACAGCTTCAAGCAGGTCCAGCAGGCGCTCACTGTGATCGATTTCagcaaggaggagcagcgcGAGATCTTCGGGATCGTGGCCAGCATTCTGCATCTAGGAAACATTGGTTTCAGCGAGGTGGAGGGCAATGCCAAGGTGAACAGCAGGGATCTGGTGGTCACCGCCGCTCGTTTGTTGGGCGTAAATGCCAGCGAATTGGAGGCCGCCCTAACGCACCGCACCATTGACGCGCGTGGGGATGTAGTGACCTCACCGCTGAACCAGGAGCTCGCCATCTATGCCAGGGACGCCTTGGCCAAGGCTGTCTATGATCGTCTGTTTTCGTGGCTGGTCCAGCGCCTCAACATCTCGCTGCAGGCGAAAGAAACGCGGGCATCCAGGAACAATGTGATGGGCATTCTGGACATATATGGCTTCGAGATCTTCCAGAAGAACAGCTTTGAGCAGTTCTGCATCAATTTCTGCAACgagaagctgcagcagctgttcATCGAGCTAACGCTGAAGTCGGAGCAGGATGAATACCGCAGGGAGGGCATCGAGTGGATACCTGTGGAGTACTTTGACAACAAGGTGATTTGCAACCTGATCGAGGAGAAGCACAAGGGCATCATCTCCATTCTGGACGAAGAGTGCCTGCGACCAGGAGATCCCACCGATAAGACCTTCCTTGAGAAGCTCACCCAGAAGTTGGCCCAGCACCACCACTATGTTTGCCACGAGAAGGCGCCCGCCCACATCAAGAAGATCATGCTGCGCGATGAGTTCCGCTTGGTCCACTATGCCGGCGAGGTCACCTACAGTGTCAATGGGTTCCTGGACAAGAACAACGACCTGTTGTTCAGGGATCTGAAGGAGACCCTCAGCAAGGCTGGCAACGGCATTGTGAGGAGCTGCTTCCCGGAGAAGGAGCTCCGCAGCCTGAAGCGTCCCGAGACGGCTATCACCCAGTTCCGCGCTTCGCTGAACAACCTCATGGACATCCTGATGTGCAAGGAGCCAAGCTACATCCGCTGCATCAAGCCAAACGACCTGCAGACTGCCAACGTCTTCAACGATGAGTTGGTGCTGCACCAGGTCAAGTACCTTGGACTGATGGAGAACCTGCGTGTGAGGCGAGCTGGTTTCGCCTACCGACGTACGTACGAGCTCTTCCTGGAACGCTACAAGTCCCTGAGCAAGTCCACCTGGCCCAACTACAAGGGACCTGGTGGCCCGAAGGCGGGTGTCCAGCAGCTGGTGAAGGATTTGGGCTGGGACGAGGAGAAGTACAGGGTGGGCGAGACGAAACTCTTCATCCGCTGGCCGAGGACCCTCTTCGATACGGAGGATGCCTACCAGGAGAAGAAACATCAGATAGCGGCCATCATCCAGTCCCACTGGAAGGGATTGATACAGAGGAGGAAGTACCTGAAACTGCGTGCCCAGGTGATCATCCTGCAGAGCTACTGTCGCAGAAAGTTGGCCCAGCAGGCAGCCAAGAAGCGCAGGGAGGCCGCCGATAAGATTCGCGCCTTCATCAAGGGCTTCATCACCAGGAACGATGCCCCGAATGGCTTCAACGAAGAGTTTATTGCCAACGCCAAGCGTATGTGGCTGCTCCGACTGGCCAAGGAGCTGCCCACCAAGGTGCTGGATAAGAGCTGGCCCCATGCCCCCGGCCACTGCGAGGAGGCCTCCGGCATCCTTCACCGCCTGCACCGCCTTCACTTGGCCCGCATCTACCGCCTGAAACTGACGCCGCAGCAGAAGAGGCAGTTCGAGCTTAAGGTCCTGGCGGAGAAGGTCTTCAAGGGCAAGAAGAACAACTACGCGAGCAGTGTGTCCTCCTGGTTCCAGGAGGACCGCATCCCCAAGGAGCACATCCAGCGGGTCAACGACTTCGTGGCCAGCACTTTCGGTAGCGAGCAGCTTAAGTACCAGTCCTTCTGCACTAAGTTCGACCGACACGGATACAAGTCCCGCGACCGCTTCATCCTGCTGAGCAACAAGGCTGTCTATGTCCTGGACGGCAAGACCTACAAGCAGAAACACCGCCTGCCCCTGGACAAGATCGACTTCACGCTGACGAACCACAACGACGACCTGATGGTCATCCGGATACCGCTCGACCTGAAAAAGGACAAGGGCGATCTGATTCTGATCATTCCGCGCATCATTGAGTTCAGCACGTATATCATTGACACCGTGGGAACTGCCTCCATCGTCTCCATTGTGGACAGAAATTC GTTGGAGCACAACGTGGTCAAGGGCAAGGGCGGCGTCATCGACATCCAAACCGGCGCTGAGCCTGGAGTGGTTCGTGATAAGGGCCATCTTGTTATC ATTGGAACGCAATAA
- the LOC122616343 gene encoding trithorax group protein osa: MRKPGTRCGIITDAPPIKGQCSCSGQVIPREIMDRRVTAIGFVILQLLVSGFCFQEKAPLQTSLVSGQARNDKQQQVLDDPLGSGRGIEDHLLKTIGKGGIKLVMASGAQTTTPKPSVQHHYYYPPEDQQHPRQYGYPPPWSPAPGPYPPPPQRPWGPPPPPGPPPPGPPPAAPYYNPYYNGFNYYGGYGGYGYGGFGYPGYSGYPGYPYYPFYRSSTAGEVDNQLPGADGLTSGAIPGVFQGRAVLSHQNFLDGRNNANIVPLYHLLQMART, from the exons ATGAGGAAACCGGGCACAAGATGTGGGATTATCACAGATGCACCGCCTATAAAAGGGCAGTGCAGCTGCAGTGGTCAGGTTATTCCGAGAGAGATCATGGATCGAAGAGTGACAGCGATTGGTTTCG TtatcctgcagctgctggtcaGCGGCTTCTGCTTCCAGGAGAAGGCTCCGCTGCAGACGAGCCTGGTCAGCGGACAGGCCAGGAACGATAAGCAGCAACAGGTGCTGGACGATCCGCTGGGCAGTGGACGCGGGATTGAAGACCACCTGCTGAAGACCATTGGTAAGGGCGGCATCAAGCTGGTGATGGCCTCGGGAGCCCAGACGACCACCCCGAAACCGTCAGTACAACACCATTACTATTATCCACCAGAGGATCAGCAGCACCCACGGCAGTACGGCTATCCGCCGCCCTGGTCGCCAGCACCGGGCCCTTATCCGCCGCCCCCACAACGTCCATGGgggccaccaccgccacccgGACCTCCTCCGCCAGGACCTCCCCCGGCGGCACCCTACTACAATCCCTACTACAATGGCTTCAACTACTACGGCGGATATGGCGGCTATGGTTATGGGGGCTTTGGCTATCCCGGCTACTCCGGCTATCCTGGCTATCCCTACTATCCCTTCTATCGCTCCTCGACGGCTGGGGAGGTCGATAACCAGCTGCCCGGTGCCGATGGACTCACTTCCGGCGCCATTCCTGGCGTTTTCCAGGGCAGGGCCGTGCTGTCGCACCAGAACTTCCTCGATGGCAGGAACAACGCAAACATTGTGCCGCTTTATCACCTGCTCCAAATGGCCAGAACCTAA
- the LOC122616342 gene encoding unconventional myosin IC isoform X2: MASFTSQLKMETGLHERDRAGVQDFVLLENYQSDEAFIENLKKRFQENLIYTYIGQVLISVNPYKQLPIYTDDHVKAYRNKHFYEMPPHIFAVTDNAFRSLIEENRGQCVLISGESGSGKTEASKKVLQFIAACSGNQTTVEGVKDKLLKSNPVLEAFGNAKTNRNDNSSRFGKYMDIQFDFKGAPVGGNILNYLLEKSRVVAQMGGERNFHIFYQLLAGADEALLQELRLERALDTYSYLTDGTNGTVTSIDDADSFKQVQQALTVIDFSKEEQREIFGIVASILHLGNIGFSEVEGNAKVNSRDLVVTAARLLGVNASELEAALTHRTIDARGDVVTSPLNQELAIYARDALAKAVYDRLFSWLVQRLNISLQAKETRASRNNVMGILDIYGFEIFQKNSFEQFCINFCNEKLQQLFIELTLKSEQDEYRREGIEWIPVEYFDNKVICNLIEEKHKGIISILDEECLRPGDPTDKTFLEKLTQKLAQHHHYVCHEKAPAHIKKIMLRDEFRLVHYAGEVTYSVNGFLDKNNDLLFRDLKETLSKAGNGIVRSCFPEKELRSLKRPETAITQFRASLNNLMDILMCKEPSYIRCIKPNDLQTANVFNDELVLHQVKYLGLMENLRVRRAGFAYRRTYELFLERYKSLSKSTWPNYKGPGGPKAGVQQLVKDLGWDEEKYRVGETKLFIRWPRTLFDTEDAYQEKKHQIAAIIQSHWKGLIQRRKYLKLRAQVIILQSYCRRKLAQQAAKKRREAADKIRAFIKGFITRNDAPNGFNEEFIANAKRMWLLRLAKELPTKVLDKSWPHAPGHCEEASGILHRLHRLHLARIYRLKLTPQQKRQFELKVLAEKVFKGKKNNYASSVSSWFQEDRIPKEHIQRVNDFVASTFGSEQLKYQSFCTKFDRHGYKSRDRFILLSNKAVYVLDGKTYKQKHRLPLDKIDFTLTNHNDDLMVIRIPLDLKKDKGDLILIIPRIIEFSTYIIDTVGTASIVSIVDRNSLEHNVVKGKGGVIDIQTGAEPGVVRDKGHLVIIGTQ, encoded by the exons ATGGCCAG TTTTACTTCCCAACTGAAAATGGAGACGGGCCTGCACGAGCGAGATCGTGCTGGAGTCCAGGACTTTGTGCTCCTCGAGAACTACCAGAGCGACGAGGCGTTCATCGAGAATCTGAAGAAGCGTTTCCAGGAGAATCTGATTTAT ACCTACATTGGCCAGGTGTTGATCTCCGTGAATCCCTACAAGCAGCTGCCCATCTACACCGACGACCATGTCAAGGCGTACAGGAACAAGCACTTCTACGAGATGCCCCCACACAT CTTCGCGGTGACGGACAACGCCTTCCGTTCGCTGATCGAGGAGAACCGCGGCCAGTGCGTGCTCATCTCCGGCGAGAGTGGTTCCGGCAAGACGGAGGCCTCCAAGAAGGTGCTGCAGTTCATAGCCGCGTGCTCCGGCAACCAGACGACCGTCGAGGGCGTCAAGGACAAGCTGCTGAAGAGCAATCCCGTGCTGGAGGCCTTTGGCAATGCCAAGACGAACCGCAATGACAACTCCTCGCGCTTCGGCAAGTACATGGACATCCAGTTCGACTTCAAAGGAGCTCCGGTCGGAGGCAACATCCTCAACTACCTGCTGGAGAAGTCGCGAGTGGTGGCCCAAATGGGGGGCGAGCGCAACTTCCACATCTTCTACCAACTCCTGGCCGGTGCCGACGAGGCCCTTCTGCAGGAACTTCGTCTGGAGCGGGCTCTGGACACATATAGCTACCTCACGGACGGG ACCAATGGCACTGTGACGAGCATTGACGATGCGGACAGCTTCAAGCAGGTCCAGCAGGCGCTCACTGTGATCGATTTCagcaaggaggagcagcgcGAGATCTTCGGGATCGTGGCCAGCATTCTGCATCTAGGAAACATTGGTTTCAGCGAGGTGGAGGGCAATGCCAAGGTGAACAGCAGGGATCTGGTGGTCACCGCCGCTCGTTTGTTGGGCGTAAATGCCAGCGAATTGGAGGCCGCCCTAACGCACCGCACCATTGACGCGCGTGGGGATGTAGTGACCTCACCGCTGAACCAGGAGCTCGCCATCTATGCCAGGGACGCCTTGGCCAAGGCTGTCTATGATCGTCTGTTTTCGTGGCTGGTCCAGCGCCTCAACATCTCGCTGCAGGCGAAAGAAACGCGGGCATCCAGGAACAATGTGATGGGCATTCTGGACATATATGGCTTCGAGATCTTCCAGAAGAACAGCTTTGAGCAGTTCTGCATCAATTTCTGCAACgagaagctgcagcagctgttcATCGAGCTAACGCTGAAGTCGGAGCAGGATGAATACCGCAGGGAGGGCATCGAGTGGATACCTGTGGAGTACTTTGACAACAAGGTGATTTGCAACCTGATCGAGGAGAAGCACAAGGGCATCATCTCCATTCTGGACGAAGAGTGCCTGCGACCAGGAGATCCCACCGATAAGACCTTCCTTGAGAAGCTCACCCAGAAGTTGGCCCAGCACCACCACTATGTTTGCCACGAGAAGGCGCCCGCCCACATCAAGAAGATCATGCTGCGCGATGAGTTCCGCTTGGTCCACTATGCCGGCGAGGTCACCTACAGTGTCAATGGGTTCCTGGACAAGAACAACGACCTGTTGTTCAGGGATCTGAAGGAGACCCTCAGCAAGGCTGGCAACGGCATTGTGAGGAGCTGCTTCCCGGAGAAGGAGCTCCGCAGCCTGAAGCGTCCCGAGACGGCTATCACCCAGTTCCGCGCTTCGCTGAACAACCTCATGGACATCCTGATGTGCAAGGAGCCAAGCTACATCCGCTGCATCAAGCCAAACGACCTGCAGACTGCCAACGTCTTCAACGATGAGTTGGTGCTGCACCAGGTCAAGTACCTTGGACTGATGGAGAACCTGCGTGTGAGGCGAGCTGGTTTCGCCTACCGACGTACGTACGAGCTCTTCCTGGAACGCTACAAGTCCCTGAGCAAGTCCACCTGGCCCAACTACAAGGGACCTGGTGGCCCGAAGGCGGGTGTCCAGCAGCTGGTGAAGGATTTGGGCTGGGACGAGGAGAAGTACAGGGTGGGCGAGACGAAACTCTTCATCCGCTGGCCGAGGACCCTCTTCGATACGGAGGATGCCTACCAGGAGAAGAAACATCAGATAGCGGCCATCATCCAGTCCCACTGGAAGGGATTGATACAGAGGAGGAAGTACCTGAAACTGCGTGCCCAGGTGATCATCCTGCAGAGCTACTGTCGCAGAAAGTTGGCCCAGCAGGCAGCCAAGAAGCGCAGGGAGGCCGCCGATAAGATTCGCGCCTTCATCAAGGGCTTCATCACCAGGAACGATGCCCCGAATGGCTTCAACGAAGAGTTTATTGCCAACGCCAAGCGTATGTGGCTGCTCCGACTGGCCAAGGAGCTGCCCACCAAGGTGCTGGATAAGAGCTGGCCCCATGCCCCCGGCCACTGCGAGGAGGCCTCCGGCATCCTTCACCGCCTGCACCGCCTTCACTTGGCCCGCATCTACCGCCTGAAACTGACGCCGCAGCAGAAGAGGCAGTTCGAGCTTAAGGTCCTGGCGGAGAAGGTCTTCAAGGGCAAGAAGAACAACTACGCGAGCAGTGTGTCCTCCTGGTTCCAGGAGGACCGCATCCCCAAGGAGCACATCCAGCGGGTCAACGACTTCGTGGCCAGCACTTTCGGTAGCGAGCAGCTTAAGTACCAGTCCTTCTGCACTAAGTTCGACCGACACGGATACAAGTCCCGCGACCGCTTCATCCTGCTGAGCAACAAGGCTGTCTATGTCCTGGACGGCAAGACCTACAAGCAGAAACACCGCCTGCCCCTGGACAAGATCGACTTCACGCTGACGAACCACAACGACGACCTGATGGTCATCCGGATACCGCTCGACCTGAAAAAGGACAAGGGCGATCTGATTCTGATCATTCCGCGCATCATTGAGTTCAGCACGTATATCATTGACACCGTGGGAACTGCCTCCATCGTCTCCATTGTGGACAGAAATTC GTTGGAGCACAACGTGGTCAAGGGCAAGGGCGGCGTCATCGACATCCAAACCGGCGCTGAGCCTGGAGTGGTTCGTGATAAGGGCCATCTTGTTATC ATTGGAACGCAATAA